The Esox lucius isolate fEsoLuc1 chromosome 5, fEsoLuc1.pri, whole genome shotgun sequence genome includes a region encoding these proteins:
- the LOC105007075 gene encoding rho GTPase-activating protein 44 isoform X8 encodes MWKRRLRLSRSRASSRKSDAKAEKTEVLSEDLLQVEKRLELVKQVSHSTHKKLTACLQGQQGVDVEKRSVRSPSKKLPLTTLAQCLVDGAVVLGDDSLLGKMLKLCGETQEKMAQELILFEFTVERDVVEPLYELAEVEIPNIQKQRKHLAKLVLDMDSARTRFQQSSRSGVSGSVQPGAKGEHLREEMEEAANRMEICRDQLSADMYNFVAKEIDYASYFQTLIEVQAEYHRKSLELLQNILPQIKAYQETWVEKPCYGKPLEEHLALSGRDIAFPIEACVTMLLECGMQEEGLFRVAPSASKLKKLKASLDCGVLDVQEYSADPHAIAGALKSYLRELPEPLMTFELYDEWIQASNIQDQDKRLQALLATCEKLPLANGNNFKYLIKFLAKLDDFQDENKMTPGNIAIVLGPNLLWTTQEGNITEMMTTVSLQIVGIIEPIIQHADWFFPGEIEFNVTGNYGSPVHTNHNANYSSMPSPDMDHSERKHSDQGRRPLSVATDNMMLEFYKKDGVRKIQSMGVRVMDTSWVSRRGSSSARKTSSAGVQPPLLPSDALIPEQGELSASPSATPPPASSDRASTLKNKELSPVIGQKGFQGIAPSGGLSQYSSEPSPHTLRRAKKLAPVPPKPYSQSGGMCDQSPGQPSPVSLSPTPPSTPSPYGFSYPQGYATIGSPGQAQPAAAPSLSSPPSLVGALAKARPTPKPPRQRPSLPPPQPPGTPGSSPQPLEHSGGLLDGLSPGESMSTDSFCNLDIPIINVELDGIFDEPKMIPYRNSVAVVQSTPKAEEVEESESTIL; translated from the exons ATGTGGAAGAGAAGGCTGCGCTTGTCTAGGAGCCGGGCTTCAAGCAGGAAAAGCGATGCTAA AGCGGAAAAAACTGAAGTATTAAGTGAGGACCTGCTACAG GTGGAGAAGAGGCTGGAGTTGGTCAAGCAGGTGTCCCACAGCACCCACAAGAAGctgactgcctgtctgcagGGCCAACAGGGTGTAGACGTGGAGAAGAGGTCTGTCAGATCGCCTTCG AAGAAGCTGCCTCTCACAACGCTAGCACAATGTCTGGTGGACGGCGCTGTGGTGTTGGGCGACGACTCACTACTGGG GAAGATGCTGAAACTGTGCGGCGAGACGCAGGAGAAGATGGCTCAGGAGCTTATCTTGTTCGAGTTCACCGTTGAGAGGGACGTGGTGGAACCCCTGTACGAACTAGCCGAG GTGGAAATCCCGAACATCCAGaaacaaaggaaacatttaGCAAAACTGGTTCTAGACATGGACTCGGCACGCACAAG GTTCCAACAGTCCTCCAGATCAGGTGTGTCTGGCAGTGTGCAGCCAGGCGCCAAGGGCGAGCACCTCAGGGAAGAAATGGAAGAGGCAGCCAATCGAATGGAGATATGTCGA gaTCAATTATCAGCAGATATGTATAATTTTGTGGCCAAAGAAATCGACTATGCAAGCTACTTTCAGACA tTGATAGAGGTGCAGGCAGAGTACCACAGAAAGTCTTTAGAGCTCCTCCAGAATATTCTCCCTCAGATCAAAGCCTACCAGG AGACCTGGGTGGAGAAGCCGTGCTACGGGAAACCCTTAGAGGAGCACCTGGCACTCAGCGGGCGGGACATCGCCTTTCCTATCGAAGCCTGTGTCACCATGCTGCTGGAGTGTGGCATGCAGGAAGAG GGCCTGTTCAGAGTGGCGCCCTCCGCCTCCAAGTTGAAGAAGCTCAAGGCTTCCCTGGACTGTGGCGTGTTGGATGTGCAGGAGTACTCTGCCGACCCTCACGCCATCGCAG GTGCTTTGAAATCCTACCTACGGGAACTGCCAGAGCCACTGATGACCTTTGAACTTTACGATGAATGGATCCAAGCTTCTAA CATTCAGGACCAGGACAAAAGACTACAAGCCCTCCTAGCAACCTGCGAGAAATTACCCCTGGCCAATGGCAACAACTTCAA gtATTTAATCAAATTCCTCGCCAAGTTGGATGACTTCCaggatgaaaataaaatgacccCTGGGAATATTGCGATCGTGCTGGGCCCCAACCTGCTGTGGACAACACAGGAAGG GAATATTACTGAGATGATGACCACTGTGTCCCTGCAGATCGTAGGCATCATTGAACCCATCATCCAGCATGCAGACTGGTTCTTCCCCGGAG AGATTGAGTTTAATGTCACAGGGAACTACGGCAGCCCAGTGCACACCAACCACAACGCCAACTACAGCTCCATGCCCTCTCCAGACATGGACCACTCTGAACGCAAGCACAGTGACCAGGGCCGACGCCCGCTCAGCGTTGCCACCGACAACATGATGCTGGAGTTCTATAAGAAGGATGG CGTTAGGAAAATTCAaag CATGGGAGTAAGGGTGATGGACACTTCTTGGGTGTCGCGCCGCGGTTCGTCGTCGGCGCGTAAAACCTCTTCCGCGGGGGTGCAGCCCCCACTCCTGCCCTCAGATGCCCTCATCCCCGAGCAGGGGGAGCTCTCCGCATCCCCCTCCGCAACCCCTCCTCCCGCTAGCAGCGACCGTGCCAG TACTCTGAAGAACAAGGAACTGTCTCCAGTGATTGGACAGAAGGGCTTCCAGGGAATAGCACCCTCTGGTGGGCTGTCACAGTACTCTTCTGAACCTAGCCCTCACACCCTAAGAAGAG CCAAGAAGCTGGCCCCGGTACCCCCTAAACCGTACTCCCAGTCGGGGGGAATGTGTGACCAGTCCCCAGGTCAGCCCTCCCCGGTCAGcctctcccccacccctcctAGTACCCCCTCCCCATACGGCTTCAGCTACCCCCAGGGCTACGCTACCATTGGCTCCCCGGGACAGGCCCAGCCTGCCGCCGCCCCGTCCCTCTCCTCGCCTCCCTCGCTGGTCGGAGCGCTCGCCAAGGCCCGGCCCACTCCCAAGCCGCCCCGGCAGAGACCCAGCCTGCCCCCGCCTCAGCCCCCCGGCACCCCGGGCTCCAGCCCCCAACCCCTGGAGCACAGTGGGGGTCTGCTGGATGGATTGTCTCCGGGGGAGAGCATGTCCACAG
- the LOC105007075 gene encoding rho GTPase-activating protein 44 isoform X6: MWKRRLRLSRSRASSRKSDAKAEKTEVLSEDLLQVEKRLELVKQVSHSTHKKLTACLQGQQGVDVEKRSVRSPSKKLPLTTLAQCLVDGAVVLGDDSLLGKMLKLCGETQEKMAQELILFEFTVERDVVEPLYELAEVEIPNIQKQRKHLAKLVLDMDSARTRFQQSSRSGVSGSVQPGAKGEHLREEMEEAANRMEICRDQLSADMYNFVAKEIDYASYFQTLIEVQAEYHRKSLELLQNILPQIKAYQETWVEKPCYGKPLEEHLALSGRDIAFPIEACVTMLLECGMQEEGLFRVAPSASKLKKLKASLDCGVLDVQEYSADPHAIAGALKSYLRELPEPLMTFELYDEWIQASNIQDQDKRLQALLATCEKLPLANGNNFKYLIKFLAKLDDFQDENKMTPGNIAIVLGPNLLWTTQEGNITEMMTTVSLQIVGIIEPIIQHADWFFPGEIEFNVTGNYGSPVHTNHNANYSSMPSPDMDHSERKHSDQGRRPLSVATDNMMLEFYKKDGSVRKIQSMGVRVMDTSWVSRRGSSSARKTSSAGVQPPLLPSDALIPEQGELSASPSATPPPASSDRASSDDASSTWTESCYVYPSPEEERPPPPYPSFSSSFSSSCYPPPHPPYPRAPQCARPVAPGPESVPPAGPSPPPPSRWSGYSPPLLSPSSCPPPSPSPQQLDINSNPKPSSLHLPKQSSLAEALHAPPPPETNVPPLYMRTPPVLTRNDPSLGPYPPNFPLSAPPLWAACACSRERGAKPNSTLKNKELSPVIGQKGFQGIAPSGGLSQYSSEPSPHTLRRAKKLAPVPPKPYSQSGGMCDQSPGQPSPVSLSPTPPSTPSPYGFSYPQGYATIGSPGQAQPAAAPSLSSPPSLVGALAKARPTPKPPRQRPSLPPPQPPGTPGSSPQPLEHSGGLLDGLSPGESMSTAV; this comes from the exons ATGTGGAAGAGAAGGCTGCGCTTGTCTAGGAGCCGGGCTTCAAGCAGGAAAAGCGATGCTAA AGCGGAAAAAACTGAAGTATTAAGTGAGGACCTGCTACAG GTGGAGAAGAGGCTGGAGTTGGTCAAGCAGGTGTCCCACAGCACCCACAAGAAGctgactgcctgtctgcagGGCCAACAGGGTGTAGACGTGGAGAAGAGGTCTGTCAGATCGCCTTCG AAGAAGCTGCCTCTCACAACGCTAGCACAATGTCTGGTGGACGGCGCTGTGGTGTTGGGCGACGACTCACTACTGGG GAAGATGCTGAAACTGTGCGGCGAGACGCAGGAGAAGATGGCTCAGGAGCTTATCTTGTTCGAGTTCACCGTTGAGAGGGACGTGGTGGAACCCCTGTACGAACTAGCCGAG GTGGAAATCCCGAACATCCAGaaacaaaggaaacatttaGCAAAACTGGTTCTAGACATGGACTCGGCACGCACAAG GTTCCAACAGTCCTCCAGATCAGGTGTGTCTGGCAGTGTGCAGCCAGGCGCCAAGGGCGAGCACCTCAGGGAAGAAATGGAAGAGGCAGCCAATCGAATGGAGATATGTCGA gaTCAATTATCAGCAGATATGTATAATTTTGTGGCCAAAGAAATCGACTATGCAAGCTACTTTCAGACA tTGATAGAGGTGCAGGCAGAGTACCACAGAAAGTCTTTAGAGCTCCTCCAGAATATTCTCCCTCAGATCAAAGCCTACCAGG AGACCTGGGTGGAGAAGCCGTGCTACGGGAAACCCTTAGAGGAGCACCTGGCACTCAGCGGGCGGGACATCGCCTTTCCTATCGAAGCCTGTGTCACCATGCTGCTGGAGTGTGGCATGCAGGAAGAG GGCCTGTTCAGAGTGGCGCCCTCCGCCTCCAAGTTGAAGAAGCTCAAGGCTTCCCTGGACTGTGGCGTGTTGGATGTGCAGGAGTACTCTGCCGACCCTCACGCCATCGCAG GTGCTTTGAAATCCTACCTACGGGAACTGCCAGAGCCACTGATGACCTTTGAACTTTACGATGAATGGATCCAAGCTTCTAA CATTCAGGACCAGGACAAAAGACTACAAGCCCTCCTAGCAACCTGCGAGAAATTACCCCTGGCCAATGGCAACAACTTCAA gtATTTAATCAAATTCCTCGCCAAGTTGGATGACTTCCaggatgaaaataaaatgacccCTGGGAATATTGCGATCGTGCTGGGCCCCAACCTGCTGTGGACAACACAGGAAGG GAATATTACTGAGATGATGACCACTGTGTCCCTGCAGATCGTAGGCATCATTGAACCCATCATCCAGCATGCAGACTGGTTCTTCCCCGGAG AGATTGAGTTTAATGTCACAGGGAACTACGGCAGCCCAGTGCACACCAACCACAACGCCAACTACAGCTCCATGCCCTCTCCAGACATGGACCACTCTGAACGCAAGCACAGTGACCAGGGCCGACGCCCGCTCAGCGTTGCCACCGACAACATGATGCTGGAGTTCTATAAGAAGGATGG CAGCGTTAGGAAAATTCAaag CATGGGAGTAAGGGTGATGGACACTTCTTGGGTGTCGCGCCGCGGTTCGTCGTCGGCGCGTAAAACCTCTTCCGCGGGGGTGCAGCCCCCACTCCTGCCCTCAGATGCCCTCATCCCCGAGCAGGGGGAGCTCTCCGCATCCCCCTCCGCAACCCCTCCTCCCGCTAGCAGCGACCGTGCCAG CTCTGATGACGCTTCGTCCACTTGGACTGAATCCTGTTATGTCTACCCCTCCCCAGAGGAGGAAAGGCCCCCTCCCCCTtacccctctttctcctcctctttctcctcctcttgctaccctcctcctcaccctccctACCCCCGAGCACCGCAGTGCGCACGCCCCGTCGCCCCGGGTCCTGAGTCCGTTCCCCCCGCTGGGCCGTCCCCACCACCTCCCTCCCGCTGGTCTGGCTACAGCCCTCCTCTACTGTCCCCCTCCTCAtgcccacctccctctccctccccccagcAGCTTGATATAAACTCTAACCCTAAGCCCAGCTCCCTGCACCTGCCCAAACAGAGCTCCCTGGCCGAAGCTCTGCATGCGCCCCCGCCACCAGAAACTAACGTCCCCCCGCTCTACATGAGAACCCCCCCCGTGCTGACCCGAAATGACCCATCCCTCGGCCCTTACCCCCCTAACTTCCCCCTGTCCGCACCTCCTCTGTGGGCCGCCTGTGCCTGTAGCCGAGAGAGAGGAGCCAAGCCGAATAG TACTCTGAAGAACAAGGAACTGTCTCCAGTGATTGGACAGAAGGGCTTCCAGGGAATAGCACCCTCTGGTGGGCTGTCACAGTACTCTTCTGAACCTAGCCCTCACACCCTAAGAAGAG CCAAGAAGCTGGCCCCGGTACCCCCTAAACCGTACTCCCAGTCGGGGGGAATGTGTGACCAGTCCCCAGGTCAGCCCTCCCCGGTCAGcctctcccccacccctcctAGTACCCCCTCCCCATACGGCTTCAGCTACCCCCAGGGCTACGCTACCATTGGCTCCCCGGGACAGGCCCAGCCTGCCGCCGCCCCGTCCCTCTCCTCGCCTCCCTCGCTGGTCGGAGCGCTCGCCAAGGCCCGGCCCACTCCCAAGCCGCCCCGGCAGAGACCCAGCCTGCCCCCGCCTCAGCCCCCCGGCACCCCGGGCTCCAGCCCCCAACCCCTGGAGCACAGTGGGGGTCTGCTGGATGGATTGTCTCCGGGGGAGAGCATGTCCACAG